Part of the Flavobacteriales bacterium genome is shown below.
ACATTCCCCATCGGTGTCCAACATTTTCAACAGGATGCGAATCCCAAATATCAAACTCACTCACAGGCTTTTCAACATGATTTAAATCATCATCCAATGTTTGTAAGGTATGTGCGGGATTATATGCTTCTTTGCCTTTGGAATCGTAGATTTCTTTTGTTGTTTCACGAACAATTGAATGACGTCCCATCACTGTATGATGAATTTGTGTTGCAGCAATAATATACTCTCCATCAACCTTTGACACCTTTCCTGAATTTGAGTAATTAAACTCCTCATTATCCATTGACAACATTGGGAATACATTCGCGCCAATTGGTTTTGGCTTTCCTTTCTCTGTCACCTCATGACCACCATATTCAGCTGTTTGATATGCCGACTTTCCAATTTTTTCTCCATTTTCTCCTCTTCCATAACCCAATGCTACGCCCACTGTACCTGGTGCTTGACCTGGTAAAGGATAAACAGGAAGCGTTTTTGAAATACCATTAACAGTAATTTTAGCCAATGACAGACCATTTTCTTGATCATAAGTGGTTTTATAACCCGCTTTTGTCATCTCAACAGGGTTCATTGTAATGTAGTTATCCCAAGTTACCTTTGAAATTGGGTCAGGCAATTCGTGCAACCATGGATTGTTGGCATTATTTCCAATACCAATTGCTGTTTTTTGATATAATATCACCTCTGTTCCTTTTCCTATACTTGGCATTGAGGCATATGGAGCAGCGCTGAATGACCTCGAATCTTCCAACATTGGTTGCTGAAGCTCTACACAGCTATTGTGCATGACCATATTAAAATCTGCAGTACTTAAACTGGAGAAAGTCTCTTTAATTTTGTCATAAGCAACTGTTGAATCCTTTCCTCCACGTTCCGCTTTTCCAGACCAAACCAAAAAAGATTCCAATGCAGACGCTGTATTATGTAATGGCCTAATTGTCGGTTGTGCCAAGGCGTAGTGATTGGATTTCGGATGGAAATCAGCCCAAGACTCAAGAGCATGATGGTCCGGACAATTGTATGAGCATAAGGCTCCTGTTTCATCAGAATGAGAGTTCAAAGAAACAGTAACTTTCACTTTTTTATTTTTTAAAGCATTCTTAAGATCGTCTTTTGGTAAGGTATATGCTGGATTTGAATTGTAAAACAATACAACATCATATGCCCCAGCAGAAATTCCTTTAACACATTCTAGCAACTTGGCATCTTCCGATTGAAAAAGGTTCAACTCATTATCCAATAATATTGTAGTACCATTAGATTTATTGTGGTGATTAATTTCATTCACCAACTGCTGAAGACCTGTATTATTTGTTCCACATACAACTAACGACTCATTGCCGCTTTCCAATAATGATTTTACTGCAAGGTCGGCTGTTTTCTTTATGGCTGTTGGTAATTTAATTGTACTAGACATTCCCTTAACTCCAGCCAATATATATTTCAGTACATCCGCTTCTTCTGAGGGTTTTGTCATCGCACGATAATCTGCATTTGACCCTGTAACACTCATAACAGACTCAAACTGAAAATGCTTAGACATCCAGTCTCCGTTATTATCCGGATTTCTTTTCTCGCCATATTGCGATGCAAACTCAGTAGGGAGTAACCATGTACTTAAAAAGTCTGCATTAATACTAACAATTGTTTTTGCTTTTGAGAAATCATAGCTTGGAATAAATGACTTTCCAAAATTTAACTCATTCGCCTTTCTCATTGCTGAATACGAAATTGGGTCATACTGTATATGGTTAAATTCACCATTTACAGCTGTCTTTAGATCTGCAATTGCACTTTGCAAAGCAGGACTAATAATTGTATTCGAAATTAACGCAATGCGATTGGCATCTTTAATTGCTTTTGAAATCTCAGTATCGACTGTTTTCCAAGTAGATTTTTTTCCACCTTTCAATGGGTGCTGAATTCTTTCACTATCATAAACACCAAGAACAGAGGCTATAATTGAAGGGGAAACAGATCCACTAGTGAACCCAAAGTGTTTATTACCCTTTATAAAAATAGGACGAGCCTCTCTTGTCTTTACAAGTATGCTTGCGTATGAAGACCCATCATAGTATGTAGATGCATACCAAGTAGGCATACCTGGTGTTACATTTTCTGGTTTCATTACATATGGAACGGCTTTAATAACTGGAGCTTCGCAGGCAGCCACCGTTGCTGCGGCGACAGAAAAACCAAGAAACTTTAAAAAATCTCGACGACCTGTTGATGATTCGCCTAATTTTTCATCAGCTAAAAAACTCTCAATTGAACTTGACTGTGGAAACTCAGATTCTTTTGAATCTCGAAAGGACTTCGTTTCATTCAATTCTTCAATTCCTTTCCAATATTTTTTCGTATTTGCCATACTTCTTATCCTTACAATAGAAAATTTCAATTAATAATGACACTTGGAGCATTCCCATCCACCAAGCTCTTTTACTGTAACTTTACCGTCATCATTGTAGCTATTCAATAAGCTATAATCATTCTTTTTAAGTCTGTTGTGAATTTCTGCATAATATGCGTTATCTGTACCCGCAATTTTAACTCCAGACTGGTTATGACATTCGATACACCAACCCATAGTTAAAGTAGGTTTAGTAAATTCAATTTGACTGTCAATATTTTCTTGAATTTTATTTAATTCACCATGTGGCTGGACTTTAACGGTCTCTTTCATTTTCGCGATATCTCCATGACATTGCTTACAATCTAGACCTCCAACTACTACGTGTTGAGAGTGGTTGAAATAAACGTGGTCTGGCAAATTATGAACTTTATTCCATACAATTGGTGATGTTTCATTCGTGTAAGCACCAGAAGGTCCCTTAGAAGGATCCCATCCTGCTGCAGCATAAATCTTTTCTATTTCACCTTGATACTCCTTTCCTTCACCATTGATTTTTTTATGGCAATTCATACATACATTCACCGATGGTATTCCGGCAGATTTTGATTTGGTAACCGAATTGTGACAATACTTACAATCAATACCGTTGATTCCTGCGTGAACATCGTGAGGAAAAG
Proteins encoded:
- a CDS encoding TAT-variant-translocated molybdopterin oxidoreductase is translated as MANTKKYWKGIEELNETKSFRDSKESEFPQSSSIESFLADEKLGESSTGRRDFLKFLGFSVAAATVAACEAPVIKAVPYVMKPENVTPGMPTWYASTYYDGSSYASILVKTREARPIFIKGNKHFGFTSGSVSPSIIASVLGVYDSERIQHPLKGGKKSTWKTVDTEISKAIKDANRIALISNTIISPALQSAIADLKTAVNGEFNHIQYDPISYSAMRKANELNFGKSFIPSYDFSKAKTIVSINADFLSTWLLPTEFASQYGEKRNPDNNGDWMSKHFQFESVMSVTGSNADYRAMTKPSEEADVLKYILAGVKGMSSTIKLPTAIKKTADLAVKSLLESGNESLVVCGTNNTGLQQLVNEINHHNKSNGTTILLDNELNLFQSEDAKLLECVKGISAGAYDVVLFYNSNPAYTLPKDDLKNALKNKKVKVTVSLNSHSDETGALCSYNCPDHHALESWADFHPKSNHYALAQPTIRPLHNTASALESFLVWSGKAERGGKDSTVAYDKIKETFSSLSTADFNMVMHNSCVELQQPMLEDSRSFSAAPYASMPSIGKGTEVILYQKTAIGIGNNANNPWLHELPDPISKVTWDNYITMNPVEMTKAGYKTTYDQENGLSLAKITVNGISKTLPVYPLPGQAPGTVGVALGYGRGENGEKIGKSAYQTAEYGGHEVTEKGKPKPIGANVFPMLSMDNEEFNYSNSGKVSKVDGEYIIAATQIHHTVMGRHSIVRETTKEIYDSKGKEAYNPAHTLQTLDDDLNHVEKPVSEFDIWDSHPVENVGHRWGMSIDLSSCIGCSNCLVACQSENNVPVVGKDEVRRGREMHWLRIDRYFASDEEAAVGTKKDKKSFSYDQAEIAALNPKVVHMPMMCQHCNHAPCETVCPVAATTHSNEGLNQMTYNRCIGTRYCANNCPYKVRRFNWFNYPSYKKFTEINPAQDDLGRMVLNPDVTVRSRGVMEKCSFCVQRIQATKLKSKIDKVPVADGEFSTACADVCPTNAIVVGDWNDVNSKIRKSSEDKRSYQALEEVGIKPNVWYKVKVRNEQNDLLAKLQVEKKSHHGSNNKHH
- a CDS encoding cytochrome c3 family protein, with the translated sequence EEEEGGTPWTWIILGTMFVVIIMAVSGVRRQLKIATKESSEETDSLTYIEEFKTWAWKYRLYVGIVSLVIVLSVFVGLFKTLYSINVMENYQPSQPIAFPHDVHAGINGIDCKYCHNSVTKSKSAGIPSVNVCMNCHKKINGEGKEYQGEIEKIYAAAGWDPSKGPSGAYTNETSPIVWNKVHNLPDHVYFNHSQHVVVGGLDCKQCHGDIAKMKETVKVQPHGELNKIQENIDSQIEFTKPTLTMGWCIECHNQSGVKIAGTDNAYYAEIHNRLKKNDYSLLNSYNDDGKVTVKELGGWECSKCHY